Part of the Liberibacter crescens BT-1 genome is shown below.
AAGAAGAGGACTTTCAAAAACAACTATTTTTTCTCCCCTATAAAAAAAATCCTTAAGAATTTCTCTCTCTCTTATCCTTATCATTGGATGTATAATATTCTCAAGAATTTTGAATTTTTCTGGTTCTTCATTAAGTTTCTTAAATAAAATTTCCTTATCAACTTTATTATCTTTCGTGGATCCTGGAAAATTATTTTCAATAACAGTTACTGCTGAACCCTGATATAAATCATTCACTATATCATCAGCACTAATAACAGAAACTCCATTTTCTTTAAAAAAATTTGATACAGTTGTTTTACCTGTACCTATAGAACCAGTTATACCTAATATAATCATTTTATGATTTAATATCACAAATAAGAAGAGACCGGAGAGAGTCATCAATCTTAGGCCAAGTTTTAAACCATTTTTTAAAGCCTAATCTAGCTTGATGAAGTAACATTCCAAGTCCATCAACTGTAATAAAGCCCTGTTGTTCAGCTTGCTTTAAAATTTCTGTTTTTAATGGGATATAAACAATATCAGCAACAATAGCTCCAGGAATAAGTGGAGAAAAATCTATTTTAAATGAATCATTATAACCTATACTTGTAGGTATAGTATTTACAAAAAGACCTGCTCTTTGCATAACTTCATTTAAAGCTTCTAAAGGATGAGCATAAATTCTCTTACATGAAAAATGATCAACTAATGCATTTGCTCGAGATATTGTTCTATTAACGACATGTATTTCTGAAAAACCATTATCACATAAAACTTTTACAACAGCACGACTTGCCCCTCCAGATCCCATAACAACTGCTTTAGATAATTTTTTCCAATTTGGTTGCACTTCATCAAGACTAGCAGAAAAACCATAATAATCTGTATTCGTCGCATTCAATTTTTCATCTTCAAACCAAAGAGTATTGATTGCTCCAATCTCTTCAGCTTCTGGTGTAACATAATCAACTAATTTATAAATAATTTCTTTATAAGGAATAGTGACATTACCACCAACATAATCAATTTCTCTTGCCTTTATATTTTTAATAAAACCTTTAAATTTCTCTGGTTCTATAGATTCAATAACGTATGAACCTGAAATTTTCATACTGTTTAGCCAATATCTATGTATAAGAGGTGATCGAGAATATTCAATTGGCCAGCCAACTATAAATGCTTTAGGATTTTTCTTATTAATCAATAACTCTTTCCTTCCGAAGGTCTTTTAAAAGTTCTAAAATAGGTAATCCAAGAATAGTAAAAAAACTTCCTTCTATTGTCTCAAATAATTGAATACCTTCTTTTTCAATTTGATAGGCACCAACACTTGATAAAACTTTTTCACCAGATTTTTTTAAATACTGTTGAATAAATTCAATAGAAAGAATTCGCATTTTTAATTTTGCTTCTGATACATAAGAAGCTAATATAGTATCGTTACGTACTAACACGTACGAACTATGTATATAGTGTGTATTTCCTGAAAGAGAAAAAAGGTGATTTTCAGCGTCAGTCATGTCTTTAGGTTTATGATAAATTTTACCTTCAGATGACATAGTTTGATCACACCCTATGATAATTTTTTCAGGATAAATCTTCCCTAATGCTA
Proteins encoded:
- a CDS encoding shikimate dehydrogenase gives rise to the protein MINKKNPKAFIVGWPIEYSRSPLIHRYWLNSMKISGSYVIESIEPEKFKGFIKNIKAREIDYVGGNVTIPYKEIIYKLVDYVTPEAEEIGAINTLWFEDEKLNATNTDYYGFSASLDEVQPNWKKLSKAVVMGSGGASRAVVKVLCDNGFSEIHVVNRTISRANALVDHFSCKRIYAHPLEALNEVMQRAGLFVNTIPTSIGYNDSFKIDFSPLIPGAIVADIVYIPLKTEILKQAEQQGFITVDGLGMLLHQARLGFKKWFKTWPKIDDSLRSLLICDIKS
- the coaE gene encoding dephospho-CoA kinase (Dephospho-CoA kinase (CoaE) performs the final step in coenzyme A biosynthesis.) encodes the protein MTLSGLFLFVILNHKMIILGITGSIGTGKTTVSNFFKENGVSVISADDIVNDLYQGSAVTVIENNFPGSTKDNKVDKEILFKKLNEEPEKFKILENIIHPMIRIREREILKDFFYRGEKIVVFESPLLFETRRESFFDKIILVHCSLDIQRSRVLARENFTEEKFFLILSRQIDAKYKILRVDYIINTQESFDKTRDDVCNILNDIYRTYNLKKKNA
- a CDS encoding Maf family protein, with protein sequence MCNLILASSSIHRRKILKNAGINFIAMNSNINEREIEKSLDISDRTDPVKLALILAQKKALALGKIYPEKIIIGCDQTMSSEGKIYHKPKDMTDAENHLFSLSGNTHYIHSSYVLVRNDTILASYVSEAKLKMRILSIEFIQQYLKKSGEKVLSSVGAYQIEKEGIQLFETIEGSFFTILGLPILELLKDLRKERVID